In the genome of Triticum urartu cultivar G1812 chromosome 5, Tu2.1, whole genome shotgun sequence, one region contains:
- the LOC125509246 gene encoding annexin D5-like has protein sequence MASLTLPPAPPNPRQDAIDLHKAFKGFGCDTTTVSNILAHRDSMQRGYIQQEYKTMYSEELSRRISSELSGNHKKALSLWILDPAGRDATVLKEALSAESLDLKAATDIICSRTPSQLQIMKQTYYAKFGTYLEHDISQQTSGDHQKILLAYVGIPRYEGPEVDPTIVTHDAKDLYKAGEKKLGTDEKTFIRIFTERSWAHMAAVASAYHHMYDRSLQKVVKNETSGNFEVALLTILRCAENPAKYFAKVLRKSMKGLGTDDKTLVRVVVTRTEIDMQYIKAEYYKKYKKPLADAIHSETSGGYRTFLLSLVGSH, from the exons ATGGCGAGCCTCACCTTGCCGCCGGCGCCCCCTAACCCCCGCCAGGACGCCATCGACCTCCACAAGGCCTTCAAAG GGTTTGGCTGTGATACTACAACAGTTTCAAATATACTTGCTCACCGTGACTCAATGCAACGTGGATACATTCAACAGGAATACAAAACTATGTATTCTGAGGAACTTTCACGTCGTATATCGTCTGAACTCAGTGGAAACCACAAG AAAGCACTGTCGCTCTGGATTCTTGATCCTGCTGGACGTGATGCGACTGTTCTGAAAGAAGCTCTAAGCGCTGAAAGTCTTGATCTGAAAGCAGCTACTGATATAATTTGTTCCAGGACACCATCACAGCTGCAAATAATGAAACAGACATATTATGCAAAGTTTGGTACTTATCTTGAGCATGACATTAGTCAGCAAACATCCGGCGATCATCAGAAG ATCTTACTAGCCTATGTTGGCATTCCACGCTACGAAGGCCCGGAGGTTGATCCCACTATAGTGACACATGATGCGAAGGACCTCTACAAAGCTGGTGAGAAAAAGCTGGGCACAGATGAGAAAACCTTCATCCGCATCTTCACTGAACGCAGCTGGGCACACATGGCAGCTGTTGCTTCTGCTTACCATCACATGTATGATCGGTCGTTACAGAAG GTTGTGAAGAATGAAACATCTGGAAACTTTGAAGTTGCTCTGTTAACTATCCTCAGATGTGCTGAGAATCCAGCGAAGTATTTTGCTAAG GTGTTGAGGAAGTCCATGAAAGGTCTAGGTACTGATGACAAGACACTTGTAAGGGTTGTGGTGACAAGGACTGAGATTGATATGCAGTATATCAAGGCAGAATATTACAAGAAATACAAAAAGCCGTTAGCTGATGCTATCCATTCCGAAACATCAGGCGGTTATCGGACGTTCCTGCTTTCTCTTGTTGGTAGCCATTAG